The Pieris brassicae chromosome W, ilPieBrab1.1, whole genome shotgun sequence region GTTTACTTCTGTAAGCACAATAACGTCAACAGCGCCAGCCGCATAAATACATTGCTCAAGActatcaaagtattttatgattgaccttatgtttatgtgtacacacaatagatttaaatgtCTACTGGGAATTTTACTCACAAAATCACTTATGTTTATACAGTCTTCTAATTCACAAATATCACTAGTTAAACTAtccatcttaataataataatttatatgcatttaaatTGGTCAGTTAATTGGCATTCTGTCTTTTTTTTAGCACTTGTATATCCAACACTGATCTaaggttttgtattttagtgttttcatCCTTTCTTGCACGCACCATACCGTTTTTAAACCATACGTATTTATATCCttgtttattctttaattcCTGTTTGGCTTCCCATAAAACGCTTTTGTTGTGTTTAGTCATTGCTTCCCTGATGAatactattttgttattgttgggTTCATAGGGGCAAACATCGGCCACCATAGTTTTAATGGTTTTTGCAGCTTTAATCCACTTTTCTTGGGTTGCTTTATCATTAAGTTTTACTTGTATAATGCCCGGTTGGTCGTTTTTACCTTGGTATCGCATTGTGTTACGGATACTGTCGAAGGgctgtttaagttttaatgctacattttcaactaattttcTCACATTCTCTTCACTCGCAGGGGGGACGTTtgctatttctataaaattagaaagTTTCTCCTGTTCCATCTCATGGAAACGCTGCTCCAATGCACCTACCCTCAATTCCAGattgttgtttttgtgtattagttccgtgttttttctttctaaaacttttatgGTGTTTTTAAAAGCATCAATACAACCTAATACTTCGTCCAGCTTCGTACTGTGAAATTGCAGAGATTGGTTGAATTCGTTTATTTCCttctttatagttttttctacTTCCTTTGAAATTTTCTGTATTAGCCCCTTAGTGTCCATAGGTATATCCTCCTCTGCATCCTCTGTTAGATACAAAGAGGAGTTTCGCTTCGGGGATTCTTGTTGACATTCCATACAGGTCCAGTCCAAGCTTGGGGCCGCCTTTAATGCGGTTATCTGTTTGTTGGTAAGACCACTACATCTGGTATTTAGGTGTACCATTTTTTCACATCGGGCACATTCACATCCAGGCAAAGATTTAGAAAAAGGTTTATTACATTGGTCACACTTAGACATGATTAGATTGTCTTAAAAAGATCGTGTTAGATTATGCGCGTGTCACTCGCACGGCTgctataaaatagtttttcaatttcatttcGCATTGGATTCGCATTTggagattatatattaattgttattgagacgataaaaatgttttatcaaaaatgagaccaatttgaattattattagtcgagtgggaaatgattttaaaactaataaattaactttatttaaattaattaatgactgGATTTCATGAATTTTTGGAATATATGCTCTCAGGTGACGATCCGAAATTAATATGCCGAGATATGTCTGAAATTGATGTTTAGCAGCTGATTTTTCTCCTCATGAGGGAAGAAGACGCGTGCGGTCGGCATGCTTTCCCGATGATGTGACAATTAACATGTCTGTTAGCATAGTTCACGAGAGAGATTAGGAATTAAAAAGGTCATCAATTCATGgtcaaaatcaatttattttgggGTTAGTGaatggcaaaaaaatataattatagttgaTTAATGATTGTTTGTAAGCAAGATATATTGTTTGCTTCCATTTTTGTAagcagtgatggcctagtggcctgaggttgtaggttcgttcccatgctgtgcaccaatggactttctatgtccgCATTTAATTCACATTCGCTACAACgtcgaaggaaaacattgtgagggaaccggcttgccttagacctaaaaagtcgacggcgtgcgtcaggcacagaaggctgatcacctacttgcctattagattaacaaatgatcatgaaacagatacagaaatctaaagccccgacttaaaaaggttgtagcgccattgattattttgttttatacatttttgtatagaagTGCCTccaatttattgatatactaAACTGTTAAATACTATCAAAAACATTACTTGTAAAAAAGACCCAGTCTCTCAACTCTTTTCTAGCGTAAACAGTTACTACCAGTAAACCACGCCGGTAAGTGAATCAGTCCCAACATAAGTTGTCTAGTGAccatatcattattaaaagtcCTTAATGTTGTAAATAACAACTACTTAACGATCGCACTAAACATCCTAATTTACTGCAATGCCAATATCAATGACAgtaaactagctgctgtggtctctgggagaatgaccagcgctgtggaacagtCTGCTCCTCAGCAAAATGCCGACCCAATTACCACCTCAACACACACGCATAACACACTTAAAACGTACAgtgttctttaaaataaaaaattctgaTAACAATtgtgaacaaaaaaatattttctttgattattgttatttgatgtgttttgttagtgatAAATGTTATACCTTTGTCTTATGACGTATACAATAGACAAAAGCTTCTTTTCAGGGTTACTAAGGGCTTGTGTTGGTAAATTTCTGCCAAGTGTTGGCTTAATGGGAATGGaatatatactaaagataCCAGGAAAGCTGGACCAGTACTATGAAGGTTCTTTGAGAGGCCGACCTGTGGTTTATGATAAGGAGGGTTGGCCTGTTCATCCAGACACCAAAAAGAGAACAGTACGTCTTGTGAGcaagtatgtttatttaaacagagTTGTAACACTTATTTTTGGCCTTATGATTTCTATTTACGTTTATCGTTAACTGTATccttgatattttttcaacATTTGAATAAAACCTAGTATAATAGTAATACTGTTTTTTGAACTGAAACTTCTTCGTAAAAAAAATGCGTGTCACATTTTActgttacgtgccatcttttcttgtccctaccacggttaagATTCGAAgcgttttataacaaaaatatataataacgataaaaatgatagtaataattctattaaaatttgtaataatctatgtctatgataataaaagccttttgttaatttaattcaactcttcttacgtgtgtacactagtaaaACACCCCTTTTTTAGTTCGATGCAATCCAgactaaagtatattaaattcgTATTCATAGAATATACAATAGAGGTTTAACAATATTCTTGGTAGAATAATGATGTGCCTATTGtacctataatttaattgaatttatttactagcAATGCCCCGCAGTTTCACTCGCGTAGATAACGATCTCGTAGTAGAAGAAAGTCTATTAAGTCAGACtagatagatatatttttgttgttgccAACCTTTTTTAATCCGTAAGTTACGTTGTAATCCCGCTGAGACGGAGATTTTACATCGACTCTATTCCAGGCCAATGGAGTtcatattaaacttaataatgtttattatcttaCCGTGTATACTCTTATGG contains the following coding sequences:
- the LOC123718364 gene encoding uncharacterized protein LOC123718364, coding for MSKCDQCNKPFSKSLPGCECARCEKMVHLNTRCSGLTNKQITALKAAPSLDWTCMECQQESPKRNSSLYLTEDAEEDIPMDTKGLIQKISKEVEKTIKKEINEFNQSLQFHSTKLDEVLGCIDAFKNTIKVLERKNTELIHKNNNLELRVGALEQRFHEMEQEKLSNFIEIANVPPASEENVRKLVENVALKLKQPFDSIRNTMRYQGKNDQPGIIQVKLNDKATQEKWIKAAKTIKTMVADVCPYEPNNNKIVFIREAMTKHNKSVLWEAKQELKNKQGYKYVWFKNGMVRARKDENTKIQNLRSVLDIQVLKKRQNAN